One Fusarium falciforme chromosome 1, complete sequence genomic window carries:
- a CDS encoding Spc7 domain-containing protein, whose product MAPATDATVPATRRTRRSIGAHTDVRKAMEKENATVDVTSSLAASRKKSRSKSLGPGGLDALMKANGNRRLSLAASNKAPRSILKPTIPIPEIPPMKPKVPDLIDFGGPTRESPFADQSTTESNGSKIAVKTEEEQQAAAREREERERRDARRKSLANRRVSFAAEATLHTFHEVEYMQDSTTSTDSTRRNSAFSNNAHTQHGASSHAASDQEEKKQRRSSGLPPANFHNPEDDTATSTVYSSDSEPADAVEEVADVEDDGEDDGSSSDSDDGTMLTIDEVTGTTAASDRSIDSDEEESSTLDEALRLAARRAGTQRLDEDSDEDLDDGEEFIPSFGWGKDVNKPTVAARDQENLPPPVQAQQAQSAQADDDDDGSDMDMDMDMDITRAVGGIIKPQPAQERDPDEDMSMDVTRVFGGIMNQSKAQKPVPSPDDEDDEDDAPMEEATMEFTTAIGGIRRPVPDEMDESDGNEDMSMELTTVMGGVLSQKKRKSLGVSRRRTVNQVDDEDEDEDDAPMDMTMGVGQILTRPSNTNDDKDEDDGDTTMGMEMTTAIGGILNNALGNARSLGKRVMEEEADTPDNPDEALQAAISKSTPAEKPEAQTAEKPTTTPSPEPSSSQASKLKRSVGPKSTTPQFARRSSRTPSPAKTSTTPQSMPKARTPTSAKLSTPQIAPASSTKTTPRTAERKPRSASPKRPSSTRSNRISSRTPSPVKATPKKGLFQTNTGTGSRTPTVVLTPQNRRLSGVGADRAGLGSPQVAALFDRRGSIGDMATEFVPGKRGVTFDDPKELVSEVDKEAQEEEDKENRRKILEREADGAEATLNLREMIDSLSPKRNPLRGRKSLAVGSARGLLGKRPSELDDDEEEENDGVKRLKGHQGSPVKNVRLKHPPKAETTGKLTLSFRKSLQPNSATPTLSSPERQEPATTPRHQGRFKDVDDDRTGHSVNFDESPVKDAGQLENEVDDDEERIHLQDFLNMTSIRFMELTTTKRRHTTAPGNLDNGFLQEGEENLSLERCVVAGACTVPMLELYQHSCRELKKYISEGRRIVKEIEMDTFEENPPLFKEYMAATPEIKTLMDKQFMNVKNHARLLSKAMWYEWRMKLQDGLKEGLLRIDEGMEVDKESLDQQKSLLDSVLPAIMTRYQSLVEESGNLEEVARELADCDPADLEAAREELSDLDQDIELKKKRIADLREQFQASEVEVEDLVARKQKCLEDIKESEKIREECRGWTSTEVNSLKARVDAIEKEHGWAVTGISGTVLSMAYKREIEIVFDIASFKTHRPNSTIDLWYIADSREKNPLPKTAEKEFFLQCIRDHVRALPQSRTEVSHLLNMVRAAWDKANLVSTQVGRMNASFPTTVQKTSDSSVAITTSLLLVPLETRVEVKLNLLGQSGPEGLDVAVTPEAKVLYGEHFNVSKVAEFLGSRVGKAVGAGEEEWSNVMVELHTRLIARGRK is encoded by the exons ATGGCGCCTGCTACTGATGCCACTGTGCCCGCCACGCGGCGCACGCGCAGGTCTATCGGCGCGCATACCGATGTTCGCAAAGCAATGGAAAAGGAGAATGCAACGGTCGACGTCACAAGTTCGTTGGCTGCGAGTCGCAAGAAGTCAAGAAGTAAGAGTTTGGGTCCAGGCGGTCTAGATGCCCTCATGAAGGCAAATGGAAACAGGCGCCTG TCTCTTGCCGCCTCGAACAAGGCCCCCCGCTCTATCCTCAAGCCGACCATTCCCATACCCGAAATCCCACCCATGAAACCGAAGGTACCTGATTTGATCGACTTTGGTGGACCTACACGAGAATCTCCGTTCGCAGATCAGTCCACCACTGAATCCAATGGGTCCAAGATTGCCGTCAagactgaggaggagcaaCAAGCCGCCGCCCGAGAACGCGAGGAGCGAGAGCGTCGTGATGCTCGTCGAAAGTCCCTTGCCAACCGCCGTGTTTCCTTCGCGGCTGAAGCAACCCTGCATACCTTTCACGAGGTCGAATACATGCAAGACTCTACAACATCCACCGACTCAACCAGGAGGAACTCTGCGTTTTCGAATAATGCCCACACACAGCATGGGGCCTCATCGCATGCTGCTAGCGatcaagaggagaagaagcaacgAAGAAGCTCTGGCCTTCCACCCGCAAACTTTCACAACCCGGAAGATGACACGGCGACATCGACAGTCTATAGTTCAGACTCCGAGCCAGCAGATGCGGTGGAAGAAGTTGCCGAcgtggaggatgatggcgaaGACGACGGTTCAAGCAGCGACTCTGACGATGGAACGATGCTCACTATCGATGAGGTGACGGGGACAACAGCCGCATCAGACCGATCGATTGATTCCGACGAAGAAGAGTCCTCAACGTTGGACGAAGCCCTTAGACTTGCTGCTCGAAGAGCCGGCACTCAGCGTCTCGATGAGGATAGCGATGAAGATCTCGATGACGGCGAGGAGTTCATTCCTTCTTTCGGATGGGGCAAAGATGTGAACAAGCCGACTGTCGCTGCACGAGACCAAGAGAATCTACCGCCACCAGTTCAAGCCCAACAAGCGCAATCAGCTCAagccgacgatgacgatgacggatCAGATATGGATATGGACATGGATATGGATATAACACGGGCGGTTGGTGGCATCATCAAGCCTCAGCCAGCACAGGAACGTGATCCAGATGAGGACATGTCTATGGACGTTACCCGTGTATTTGGAGGCATCATGAACCAGAGCAAGGCGCAAAAGCCGGTGCCTTCGCcggatgacgaagatgatgaggatgatgcccCGATGGAAGAGGCCACTATGGAGTTTACCACGGCAATTGGTGGTATCCGTCGGCCAGTTCCcgatgagatggacgagTCAGATGGGAACGAAGACATGTCGATGGAGCTGACGACAGTTATGGGTGGAGTTCTCTcacagaagaagagaaagagctTGGGAGTTTCTCGGCGAAGGACGGTCAACCAGgtagacgacgaggatgaagacgaagacgatgcGCCCATGGACATGACCATGGGAGTTGGCCAAATTCTGACCCGACCATCGAATAccaacgacgacaaggacgaggacgatggtGATACTACCATGGGTATGGAAATGACAACTGCCATTGGCGGTATTCTCAACAATGCCCTAGGGAATGCACGAAGCTTGGGCAAGCGGGTcatggaagaggaggccgaCACACCAGACAACCCTGATGAGGCTCTCCAGGCTGCGATTAGCAAGAGTACTCCTGCTGAGAAGCCTGAAGCCCAAACAGCCGAGAAGCCAACTACGACACCTAGCCCGGAGCCCTCATCTTCTCAAGCGAGCAAGCTGAAGCGTAGCGTTGGACCCAAAAGTACGACGCCTCAATTCGCTCGCAGGTCTAGCAGGACTCCATCTCCTGCCAAGACGTCAACTACACCGCAGTCGATGCCCAAGGCCAGGACGCCGACATCCGCGAAGCTATCCACGCCTCAAATTGCCCCGGCATCCTCAACAAAGACCACTCCCAGAACAGCAGAACGCAAACCACGGTCTGCCTCTCCGAAGAGGCCATCTTCTACTAGATCCAACAGGATCAGCTCTAGAACCCCATCCCCGGTTAAGGCTACGCCGAAGAAGGGTCTGTTTCAGACCAATACTGGAACAGGCAGTCGAACTCCAACCGTTGTGTTGACACCCCAGAATCGTCGACTGTCGGGTGTCGGTGCTGATCGAGCTGGACTTGGATCTCCACAGGTTGCCGCCCTTTTTGACCGCCGCGGTTCTATTGGTGATATGGCCACCGAGTTTGTGCCTGGAAAACGTGGTGTTACGTTCGATGATCCGAAAGAATTGGTGAGCGAAGTGGATAAGGAGGctcaagaagaggaagacaaGGAGAACCGCCGAAAGATTCTCGAGCGAGAAGCCGATGGTGCTGAAGCTACACTTAATCTTCGCGAAATGATTGATAGCCTCAGCCCGAAGCGGAATCCGCTCAGGGGCCGTAAGAGTCTTGCTGTTGGAAGCGCCAGAGGACTCCTCGGAAAGCGACCCAGTGagctggatgatgacgaggaggaggagaacgacGGTGTCAAGAGACTCAAGGGTCATCAAGGCAGTCCCGTCAAAAACGTCCGACTCAAACATCCCCCCAAAGCTGAGACGACGGGGAAGCTCACGCTGTCATTCCGAAAGAGCTTACAACCCAATAGCGCCACCCCGACGTTGTCCTCACCCGAGAGACAGGAGCCGGCAACGACACCAAGACACCAGGGAAGATTCaaagatgttgatgatgatcgGACTGGACACTCGGTAAACTTTGATGAATCACCTGTGAAAGATGCCGGGCAACTCGAGAAcgaggttgacgacgacgaagagcgAATCCACCTTCAGGACTTCCTCAACATGACGTCGATTCGCTTCATGGAGCTTACAACCACCAAGAGGCGACACACGACAGCTCCCGGAAACCTTGACAACGGGTTCCTCCAGGAAGGGGAGGAGAACCTGTCGCTGGAGCGCTGTGTTGTTGCTGGTGCCTGTACAGTGCCAATGCTTGAGTTGTATCAACACTCTTGCCGGGAGCTGAAGAAGTACATCTCTGAAGGCCGACGTATTGTCAAGGAAATCGAGATGGACACGTTTGAGGAGAACCCGCCACTATTCAAAGAGTACATGGCAGCGACACCCGAGATCAAGACTCTTATGGACAAGCAATTCATGAATGTCAAGAACCACGCCCGCCTTCTGAGCAAGGCCATGTGGTACGAGTGGCGAATGAAGCTGCAGGATGGACTGAAGGAGGGTTTGCTCAGGATCGATGAGGGCATGGAGGTGGACAAGGAGTCTTTGGACCAGCAAAAGAGCCTTCTCGACTCTGTCCTGCCCGCCATCATGACTCGGTACCAGTCCCTCGTGGAGGAGAGTGGTAACCTTGAGGAAGTAGCTCGAGAACTGGCTGATTGTGACCCAGCTGATCTTGAGGCTGCTCGTGAGGAGCTGTCGGACCTTGATCAAGATATCGAGCTTAAGAAGAAGCGTATCGCGGATCTCCGGGAGCAATTCCAAGCTTCGGAAGTCGAAGTAGAGGATTTGGTGGCACGGAAACAGAAGTGCTTAGAGGACATTAAGGAGTCTGAGAAGATCAGAGAAGAGTGCCGTGGTTGGACGAGTACCGAGGTTAACAGCCTCAAAG CTCGCGTGGACGCTATCGAGAAAGAGCACGGCTGGGCCGTGACTGGAATCTCGGGCACAGTCCTTTCCATGGCCTACAAGCGTGAGATCGAGATTGTCTTTGACATTGCCTCGTTCAAAACGCACCGACCGAACTCGACGATCGACCTGTGGTACATTGCCGACAGCCGTGAGAAGAACCCGCTCCCTAAGACAGCAGAGAAGGAGTTCTTCTTGCAGTGTATTCGAGACCATGTTCGTGCTCTCCCCCAGAGCCGAACCGAGGTTTCTCATCTCCTGAATATGGTGCGAGCAGCTTGGGACAAGGCCAACCTGGTCTCGACACAAGTTGGTCGTATGAATGCCTCGTTCCCGACGACTGTGCAAAAGACATCTGACTCAAGCGTGGCGATCACGACTTCCCTGCTGCTTGTACCCCTGGAAACCCGGGTGGAGGTCAAGCTGAACCTGCTGGGCCAAAGTGGCCCTGAAGGACTGGATGTAGCTGTCACCCCTGAGGCCAAGGTTTTGTATGGTGAACACTTCAACGTATCAAAGGTGGCCGAGTTCCTTGGGTCGAGGGTTGGCAAGGCTGTTGGTGCTGGGGAGGAGGAATGGAGCAATGTAATGGTTGAACTGCATACAAGGTTGATTGCTCGGGGCAGGAAGTGA